Proteins encoded in a region of the Tripterygium wilfordii isolate XIE 37 chromosome 21, ASM1340144v1, whole genome shotgun sequence genome:
- the LOC119989312 gene encoding UDP-arabinose 4-epimerase 1-like — MLNFGRARTQARGTRNMPFSGMDYADPKRKGNFVGKVLLAAALTALCIIVLKQSPTFNSPSPFSIRETGVTHVLVTGGAGYIGSHAALRLLKESYRVTIVDNLSRGNIGAVRVLQELFPEPGRLQFICADLGDAKAVNKIFSENAFDAVMHFAAVAYVGESTLDPLKYYHNITSNTLVVLESMAAHGVKTLIYSSTCATYGEPEKMPITEETPQNPINPYGKAKKMAEDIILDFSKNSDMAVMILRYFNVIGSDPEGRLGEAPRPELREHGRISGACFDAARGIMNGLKVKGTDYKTPDGTCVRDYIDVTDLVDAHVKALQKAVPSKVGIYNVGTGKGRSVKEFVEACKKATGVDIKVDYLPRRPGDYAEVYSDPTKILRELNWTAQYTDLQKSLQVAWRWQKSHRDGYGSSQVMSS, encoded by the exons ATGTTAAATTTTGGCAGGGCCAGAACTCAAGCAAGGGGTACTAGAAATATGCCTTTCTCTG GCATGGATTATGCAGACCCGAAAAGGAAGGGTAATTTTGTAGGGAAGGTCCTTTTGGCTGCTGCTTTGACAGCCTTATGCATTATTGTGCTGAAGCAATCCCCAACCTTTAATAGCCCTAGCCCG TTTTCTATCCGTGAAACGGGTGTAACTCATGTCCTAGTGACGGGCGGTGCTGGCTATATTGGTTCACATGCTGCTTTACGGCTTCTTAAGGAATCATATCGTGTAACCATAGTG GACAACCTTTCGAGGGGAAATATAGGTGCCGTCAGGGTTCTACAAGAATTATTTCCAGAACCTGGGAGGCTCCAGTTTATATGTGCTGACCTGGGGGATGCAAAAGCT GTTAACAAAATATTCTCAGAAAACGCATTTGATGCTGTGATGCATTTTGCAGCAGTTGCTTATGTTGGCGAAAGTACGCTTGATCCTCTTAA GTATTATCACAATATTACATCAAATACCCTGGTAGTGCTAGAATCAATGGCTGCTCATGGTGTGAAGACTCTGATTTATTCCAGTACATGTGCAACATATGGCGAGCCTGAGAAGATGCCCATTACTGAAGAAACTCCGCAG AACCCAATCAATCCCTATGGGAAAGCTAAGAAGATGGCAGAAGATATCATCCTGGATTTTTCTAAGAATTCAGACATGGCAGTTATGATTTTAAG ATATTTCAATGTAATTGGATCAGATCCAGAGGGCAGACTAGGAGAAGCTCCGAGACCTGAACTTCGTGAGCATGGTCGAATTTCTGGTGCTTGTTTTGATGCTGCTCGTGGTATTATGAATGGGTTGAAG GTTAAAGGAACGGACTATAAAACCCCTGACGGCACTTGTGTCCGGGACTATATAGATGTTACTGATCTGGTTGATGCTCACGTGAAAGCTCTCCAGAAGGCAGTGCCTAGCAAAGTCGGAATCTACAATGTTGGTACTGGAAAAG GTAGATCAGTAAAGGAGTTTGTGGAGGCATGTAAGAAGGCAACTGGAGTAGATATCAAAGTTGAttacttgccccgacggcctgGTGACTATGCTGAAGTATACAGTGACCCGACTAAGATCTTGCGTGAGTTGAACTGGACAGCACAGTACACTGATCTTCAGAAGAGTTTGCAGGTAGCATGGAGATGGCAAAAGTCCCACCGCGACGGGTATGGATCCTCTCAAGTGATGTCTTCCTGA
- the LOC119989313 gene encoding coatomer subunit epsilon-1-like, with protein sequence MAAPDQLFNLRNNFYLGAYQAAINNSDLPNLSPEDAVERDCLVYRSYIALGSYQLVINEIDSSAATPLQAVKFFALYLSSPDNRESTISSLKEWLNDSAIGSNPILRLIAGTIFMHEEDYNEALKHTNTVVHAGNMELHALNVQIYIKMYRSDFAEKQLRLMQQIDEDHTLTQLANAWVNLAVGGSKIQEAYLIFQDFSEKSIITGLILNGKAVCCMHMGNFDEAETLLLEALNKDAKDPETVANLVVCSLHLGKPSRYLSQLKLSHPDHILVKRTLSAEESFERAMQAVA encoded by the exons ATGGCAGCTCCAGACCAGCTCTTCAATCTGCGAAACAACTTCTACTTGGGTGCTTACCAAGCAGCGATCAACAACAGCGACCTCCCCAACCTCTCCCCGGAGGACGCCGTTGAGCGCGATTGCCTTGTCTACCGCTCTTACATTGCCCTCGGCAGCTACCAG CTTGTGATCAATGAGATCGACTCCTCCGCTGCTACGCCCCTCCAAGCCGTGAAATTTTTTGCTCTCTATCTCTCCAGTCCTGATAATAGG GAATCAACAATTTCAAGCTTGAAGGAGTGGTTGAATGATTCCGCAATTGGGAGCAACCCTATTTTGCGGCTGATTGCTGGGACCATATTCATGCATGAAGAGGACTATAATGAGGCTTTGAAACACACCAATACTGTGGTTCATGCGGGGAACATGGAACT GCATGCATTAAATGTCCAAATATACATAAAAATGTATAGATCAGATTTTGCGGAAAAGCAGTTGCGGCTTATGCAACAAATTGACGAGGACCACACTCTTACTCAGCTCGCAAATGCATGGGTGAATTTGGCAGTG GGAGGTTCCAAGATACAGGAAGCATATCTTATCTTCCAAGATTTTTCTGAGAAAAGTATAATCACAGGGCTGATCCTGAATGGGAAGGCAGTTTGCTGTATGCACATGGGAAACTTTGATGAGGCTGAAACTTTGTTGCTTGAAGCTCTAAACAAG GATGCCAAAGATCCAGAAACTGTAGCCAATCTTGTTGTATGCAGTCTTCACCTTGGTAAACCTTCACGTTATCTCAG CCAATTGAAACTTTCTCATCCCGATCACATACTTGTGAAACGTACATTGTCAGCAGAAGAAAGCTTTGAGAGAGCAATGCAAGCAGTTGCTTGA
- the LOC119989054 gene encoding beta-amyrin 28-monooxygenase-like: MAFYQTLSVDSILEPKVLLLGAIFIVSNYFLFKRVFGTKKLPPGSLGWPVVGETVQFLHNPAKFVVIRMGKYSNEVFKTNILGENTAVLCGPAGNKFMFTNEQKLVKVWHPHSTQKIFYSNKPQQAPPPPPNPTPQEAGKQGALRSMGFLRPEAVMRYLDKIDLITKHHLNTHWEGKQEVKVYSLVKTYTLALACQLFMGVNDPDLVERLVGKFDELSHGIHTIAWNIPGMAFYGAKKAAVAISGEIQQVIKQKSDAMASGVQMQDILSYMIKAGQEGKFKAPADIAEAIMGLISAGYGTTAIALTFAMKYIGERPDVYQKILAEQMEIKSSEGFNGVLDWDHIQKMKYTWNVVSETMRLRAPLQGMFREAMTDLTYAGYTIPKGWKLYWTVSSTNKNPDYFPNPEKFDPSRFEDGSTPYTFNPFGGGPRMCPGKEYARVVVLTFLHNVVTKFKWDLLCPDEKVIGDMAPAPELGVPIRLHSAN, translated from the exons atggcattttatcaaacactttcCGTGGATTCAATCTTGGAACCTAAAGTCCTTCTGCTTGGGGCAATCTTCATTGTCTCCAATTATTTCCTATTCAAACGCGTATTTGGAACCAAAAAACTACCTCCAGGGAGTCTAGGATGGCCTGTGGTAGGGGAAACCGTTCAATTCCTTCACAACCCTGCAAAATTTGTTGTGATAAGAATGGGAAAGTACTCCAATGAAGTGTTCAAGACTAACATACTTGGAGAAAACACTGCTGTGCTATGTGGACCTGCTGGCAACAAGTTCATGTTCACTAATGAGCAAAAGCTTGTCAAAGTCTGGCATCCACACTCTACACAAAAGATTTTCTACTCCAACAAGCCTCAACAggctcctccacctcctccaaaTCCAACCCCTCAAGAGGCAGGCAAGCAAGGCGCGTTGCGGTCGATGGGGTTTCTTAGACCAGAAGCAGTGATGAGGTACTTGGACAAGATTGATTTGATCACCAAGCACCACTTGAACACACACTGGGAAGGAAAACAAGAAGTGAAGGTGTACTCACTAGTCAAGACTTACACTTTAGCCTTGGCTTGTCAATTGTTCATGGGAGTGAATGATCCAGACCTTGTAGAAAGACTTGTTGGCAAGTTTGATGAGCTTTCTCATGGGATTCACACAATTGCTTGGAATATTCCGGGGATGGCTTTCTACGGTGCGAAAAAGGCGGCCGTTGCGATTAGTGGTGAGATTCAACAAGTGATCAAGCAGAAATCAGATGCTATGGCAAGTGGGGTTCAGATGCAGGACATACTGTCTTATATGATCAAAGCAGGACAAGAGGGGAAGTTCAAGGCCCCTGCTGATATTGCTGAGGCAATCATGGGCTTGATCTCTGCTGGTTATGGAACTACAGCCATAGCCCTCACCTTTGCCATGAAATATATTGGAGAAAGACCTGATGTCTACCAAAAGATACTCGCAG AGCAAATGGAGATCAAATCCTCAGAAGGATTTAATGGGGTACTTGATTGGGATCACATACAGAAGATGAAATACACATGGAACGTAGTGAGCGAAACCATGAGACTCAGAGCACCTCTGCAAGGAATGTTTAGAGAAGCCATGACTGACTTGACATATGCAGGTTACACCATCCCAAAAGGGTGGAAG CTTTATTGGACAGTGAGTTCAACAAACAAGAACCCAGACTACTTTCCAAACCCAGAAAAGTTTGATCCTTCAAGGTTTGAAGATGGAAGCACACCATACACATTTAATCCTTTCGGTGGAGGTCCGAGAATGTGCCCTGGAAAAGAGTATGCAAGGGTTGTAGTTCTTACTTTCCTACACAATGTTGTGACAAAGTTCAAGTGGGATCTTTTATGTCCAGATGAGAAAGTTATTGGAGACATGGCACCAGCTCCTGAACTTGGCGTCCCAATCCGCCTTCACTCAGCCAATTAA
- the LOC119989055 gene encoding beta-amyrin 28-monooxygenase-like: MAFYQTLSVDSILEPKVLLLGAIFIVSNYFLFKRIFGTKKLPPGSLGWPVVGETVQFLHNPAKFVVTRMGKYSNEVFKTNILGENTAVLCGPAGNKFMFTNEQKLVKVWHPHSTQKIFYSNKPQQAPPPPPNPTPQEAGKQGTLRSTGFLRPEAVMRYLDKIDLITKHHLDTHWEGKQEVKVYSLVKTYTLALACQLFMGVNDPDLVERLVGKFDELSHGIHTIAWNIPGMAFYGAKKAAVAISAEIQQVINQRTDAMASGVQMQDILSYMIKAGQEGKFKALGDIAEAMMGLISAGYGTTAIALTFAMKYIGERPDVYQKILAEQMEIKSSEGFNGVLDWDHIQKMKYTWNVVSETMRLRAPLQGMFREAMTDLTYAGYTIPKGWKLYWTVSSTHKNPDYFPNPEKFDPSRFEDGNTPYTFNPFGGGPRMCPGKEYARVVVLTFLHNVVTKFKWDLLCPDEKVIGDMAPAPELGVPIRLHSAT, translated from the exons atggcattttatcaaacactttcCGTGGATTCAATCTTGGAACCTAAAGTCCTTCTGCTTGGGGCAATCTTCATTGTCTCTAATTATTTCCTATTCAAACGCATATTTGGAACCAAAAAACTACCTCCAGGGAGTCTAGGATGGCCTGTGGTAGGGGAAACCGTTCAATTCCTTCACAACCCTGCAAAATTTGTTGTGACAAGAATGGGAAAGTACTCCAATGAAGTGTTCAAGACTAACATACTTGGAGAAAACACTGCTGTGCTATGTGGACCTGCTGGCAACAAGTTCATGTTCACTAATGAGCAAAAGCTTGTCAAAGTCTGGCATCCACACTCTACACAAAAGATTTTCTACTCCAACAAGCCTCAACAggctcctccacctcctccaaaTCCAACCCCTCAAGAGGCAGGCAAGCAAGGCACGTTGCGGTCGACGGGGTTTCTTAGACCAGAAGCAGTGATGAGGTACTTGGACAAGATTGATTTGATCACCAAGCACCACTTGGACACACACTGGGAGGGAAAACAAGAAGTGAAGGTGTACTCACTAGTCAAGACTTACACTTTAGCCTTGGCTTGTCAATTGTTTATGGGAGTGAATGATCCAGACCTTGTAGAAAGACTTGTTGGCAAGTTTGATGAGCTTTCCCATGGGATTCACACAATTGCTTGGAATATTCCGGGAATGGCTTTCTACGGTGCGAAAAAGGCCGCTGTTGCGATTAGTGCTGAGATTCAACAGGTGATCAATCAGAGAACAGATGCTATGGCAAGTGGGGTTCAGATGCAGGACATACTGTCTTATATGATCAAAGCAGGACAAGAGGGGAAGTTCAAGGCCCTTGGTGATATTGCTGAGGCAATGATGGGTTTGATCTCTGCTGGTTATGGAACTACAGCCATAGCCCTCACCTTTGCCATGAAATATATTGGAGAGAGACCTGATGTCTACCAAAAGATACTCGCAG AGCAAATGGAGATCAAATCCTCAGAAGGATTTAATGGGGTACTTGATTGGGATCACATACAGAAGATGAAATACACATGGAACGTAGTGAGCGAAACCATGAGACTCAGAGCACCTCTGCAAGGAATGTTTAGAGAAGCCATGACTGACTTGACATATGCAGGTTACACCATCCCAAAAGGGTGGAAG CTTTATTGGACAGTGAGTTCAACACACAAGAACCCAGACTACTTTCCAAACCCAGAAAAGTTTGATCCTTCAAGGTTTGAAGATGGAAACACACCATACACATTTAATCCTTTCGGTGGAGGTCCGAGAATGTGCCCTGGAAAAGAGTATGCAAGGGTTGTAGTTCTTACTTTCCTACACAATGTTGTGACAAAGTTCAAGTGGGATCTTTTATGTCCAGATGAGAAAGTTATTGGGGACATGGCACCAGCTCCTGAACTTGGCGTCCCAATCCGCCTTCACTCAGCCACTTAA